A region of Thermodesulfobacteriota bacterium DNA encodes the following proteins:
- a CDS encoding DUF4157 domain-containing protein gives MASLSQARRAQKGTPKPAPAQKPAAQAPAAAGPPAYLRRRLPVSQPGDPAEQQADRVAGEVRRAAKERPAGRGQPQVGRAKALAVQAPEKERQSLAAKPVPEARRLLRSQAPVANEATVQRQAASGPEPAHVSGPAVVSPEAEERITARRGQGQPLPEGLRASLEQDLGRDLAAVRLHTDAEAAALCAQVQARAFTVGDDIYFGPGQFAPGSEAGRELLAHELTHVLQQGESGALGRCLLREIVPAPAPPHPAGSASERAANDLDTLDLPAIKQRHRPLYDSYAGSGNLKRIRGYHRGRPAQVGVWNRGITVDENAVRERLTERGVPVPVADADTVNVSLGGTPFSGPQSQLLARLKIPTWDRHGRQPTNGFQVDHIVELQVSGEHGTGVGNSIENMELLDQPSNSSSGAAIMTGIRTKVIAYLATLPAPRPTPGDWLRDHDLVFRQTRISGGGSEAAAAWWSRTDIEQAEPLRCAQPLPPSPVRGEPDLFVLASGAAGIEIGRFPKGVAESTITPAGPAARRLAGLVLRQIQLTDAAAGTATGVPIGQVLANWDLPAKFQNPADLLIPLVSVGAYAGHLGAMPALNADFTPLSETSFPAVSVQGNRLAAEGRLVPSLPLLGNTAIVVALDGGDLSFRMDYTPENLHLRLPGVEIDEALISIGYSTASGFGVQGSLFFTVRSLGEGSLTAAVDEAGGFSARGELNADTRLFDRARIAVWYRNRQFGGEGDLGIDRPDKIRGIRSAAVHAEMSENSFAATGTVQPSIPGVQQAGLTVGYSEAAGLTIGGSLQLAPNPAIRSGSVEVTVQKREADWRVSATGQAQPAIPGVDSQLAVSYDDGSFTAEFSGAFRRGMLSGTVTAGATNRPVGEDGRPAGEAAPDAPLVVYGSGQATIRLAPWLAGTAGIRFDPAGEVTVSGAIGLPSQLEIFPRKTVDRSLLNIAAQIPIVPGIVAEIGGSLSAQAGIGPGAIDQLQLAIEYTPAHEDRTHVTGDAHLNIPADAGLRLAARAGIGLGITGASATGGLEVGGSLGVAGAAEAGVHIDWQPAGGLTIDAFGALTAQPRFRFDLSGYVAVRALGFSVYDNRWELAAMEIGSDYQFGVRFPVHYREGQAFDISLSDVEFQVPDVNPRQLLDQVVARLA, from the coding sequence ATGGCCAGCCTCTCCCAAGCCCGCCGTGCTCAGAAGGGCACTCCCAAGCCGGCGCCGGCCCAGAAGCCGGCGGCCCAGGCCCCGGCAGCAGCCGGCCCGCCGGCGTATCTCCGGAGGCGGCTGCCGGTGAGCCAGCCGGGGGACCCGGCCGAGCAGCAGGCGGACCGGGTGGCAGGTGAGGTGCGGCGGGCGGCCAAGGAGAGGCCGGCCGGCCGCGGCCAGCCGCAGGTCGGCCGTGCCAAGGCCTTGGCGGTCCAGGCCCCGGAGAAGGAGCGGCAAAGCCTGGCCGCCAAGCCGGTGCCGGAGGCGCGACGGCTGCTGCGCAGCCAAGCCCCGGTGGCCAACGAGGCCACGGTGCAGCGCCAGGCAGCCTCCGGACCGGAGCCGGCCCATGTCTCCGGCCCCGCCGTCGTCAGCCCGGAAGCGGAAGAGCGGATAACGGCCCGCCGCGGCCAGGGCCAGCCCCTGCCCGAGGGCTTGCGGGCCAGCCTGGAGCAGGACCTGGGGCGGGATCTTGCCGCGGTGCGCCTCCACACCGATGCCGAGGCGGCGGCTCTGTGTGCCCAGGTCCAGGCCCGGGCCTTCACGGTGGGCGACGACATCTACTTCGGCCCCGGCCAGTTTGCCCCGGGCTCCGAGGCCGGCCGGGAGCTCCTGGCCCACGAGCTGACCCATGTCCTGCAGCAGGGTGAGAGCGGCGCCCTGGGCCGATGTCTCCTGCGGGAGATCGTGCCGGCCCCTGCCCCACCGCATCCGGCCGGCTCGGCCAGCGAGCGGGCGGCCAACGATCTCGACACCCTGGACCTGCCGGCCATCAAGCAGCGGCACCGGCCCCTCTATGACTCCTATGCCGGCTCCGGCAATCTCAAGAGGATCCGGGGCTACCACCGGGGCCGGCCAGCCCAGGTCGGGGTCTGGAACCGGGGCATCACCGTGGACGAAAACGCGGTGCGGGAGCGGCTGACCGAGCGGGGCGTCCCGGTACCGGTGGCCGATGCCGATACCGTCAACGTCAGCCTGGGGGGCACGCCGTTCTCCGGCCCCCAATCCCAGCTTCTCGCCCGGCTCAAGATCCCCACCTGGGATCGCCACGGCCGCCAGCCCACCAACGGCTTCCAGGTGGACCATATCGTCGAGCTGCAGGTCTCCGGCGAGCACGGCACCGGCGTCGGCAACTCCATCGAGAACATGGAGCTGCTCGATCAGCCCTCCAACAGCTCGTCCGGCGCCGCCATCATGACCGGCATCCGCACCAAGGTGATCGCCTACCTGGCCACCCTGCCGGCGCCCAGGCCGACCCCCGGCGACTGGCTGCGGGACCACGACCTCGTCTTCCGGCAAACCCGCATCAGCGGCGGCGGCAGCGAGGCGGCCGCGGCCTGGTGGAGCCGCACCGACATCGAGCAGGCGGAGCCGCTGCGCTGTGCCCAGCCCCTGCCGCCGTCGCCGGTGCGGGGCGAGCCGGACCTGTTCGTCCTGGCCTCGGGCGCGGCGGGCATCGAGATCGGTCGCTTCCCCAAGGGGGTGGCGGAGAGCACGATCACCCCCGCGGGTCCGGCGGCCCGCCGCCTGGCGGGCCTGGTCCTGCGCCAGATCCAGCTCACCGATGCTGCGGCCGGCACCGCCACCGGTGTGCCCATCGGCCAGGTTCTGGCCAACTGGGACCTGCCGGCCAAGTTCCAGAACCCGGCCGACCTCTTAATCCCCCTGGTCTCGGTGGGCGCCTACGCCGGCCATCTGGGGGCCATGCCAGCCCTCAATGCCGATTTCACCCCTTTGAGCGAGACCAGCTTCCCTGCGGTCTCGGTGCAGGGCAACCGCCTGGCTGCGGAGGGCCGCCTTGTCCCCTCCCTGCCCCTCCTGGGCAACACCGCCATCGTCGTCGCCCTGGACGGCGGCGACCTCTCCTTCCGCATGGACTACACCCCGGAGAATCTCCACTTGAGACTTCCCGGGGTGGAGATCGACGAGGCGCTCATCAGCATCGGCTACAGCACCGCCAGCGGCTTCGGGGTGCAAGGATCCCTGTTCTTCACCGTGCGCAGCCTGGGGGAGGGCAGCCTCACCGCCGCCGTGGATGAGGCAGGCGGCTTCTCGGCCCGCGGCGAGCTCAATGCCGACACCAGGCTCTTCGACCGGGCCCGGATCGCGGTCTGGTACCGGAACCGCCAGTTCGGCGGCGAAGGGGATCTTGGCATCGACCGGCCGGACAAGATCCGCGGCATCCGCTCTGCGGCCGTCCATGCGGAGATGAGCGAGAACAGCTTTGCCGCCACCGGCACCGTGCAGCCCAGCATCCCGGGGGTGCAGCAGGCCGGGCTTACGGTGGGCTACAGCGAGGCCGCAGGCCTCACCATCGGCGGCAGCCTGCAGCTGGCGCCGAACCCGGCCATCCGCTCCGGCTCGGTGGAGGTGACGGTGCAAAAAAGGGAGGCGGACTGGAGGGTCTCCGCCACCGGCCAGGCCCAGCCGGCGATCCCGGGGGTCGACTCCCAGCTGGCGGTGTCCTACGACGACGGGTCTTTCACCGCCGAATTCTCCGGCGCCTTCCGCCGGGGCATGCTGAGCGGCACGGTCACCGCCGGCGCCACCAACCGGCCGGTGGGTGAGGACGGACGACCCGCCGGCGAGGCGGCGCCGGACGCGCCCCTGGTGGTGTACGGCAGCGGCCAGGCCACGATCCGTCTCGCCCCCTGGCTGGCGGGCACGGCCGGCATCCGCTTCGACCCCGCCGGCGAGGTGACGGTGTCCGGCGCGATCGGTCTTCCCAGCCAGCTGGAGATCTTCCCCCGGAAGACCGTCGACCGGAGCCTCCTCAACATCGCGGCCCAGATCCCCATCGTGCCCGGCATTGTCGCCGAGATCGGCGGCAGCCTCTCGGCCCAGGCGGGCATCGGCCCGGGCGCCATCGACCAGCTCCAACTGGCCATCGAGTACACCCCGGCCCACGAGGACAGGACCCACGTCACCGGCGACGCCCACCTCAACATCCCCGCCGACGCCGGCTTGCGCCTGGCGGCCCGGGCCGGCATCGGCCTCGGCATTACCGGCGCCAGCGCCACCGGCGGCCTGGAGGTGGGCGGCAGCCTGGGGGTGGCCGGCGCCGCCGAGGCGGGGGTGCACATCGACTGGCAGCCGGCAGGTGGCCTGACCATCGACGCCTTCGGGGCGCTCACCGCCCAGCCCCGCTTCCGGTTCGATCTGTCCGGCTATGTCGCGGTGCGGGCCCTGGGCTTTTCCGTCTATGACAACCGCTGGGAGTTGGCCGCCATGGAGATCGGCTCCGACTACCAGTTTGGCGTCCGCTTTCCGGTCCACTACCGGGAGGGCCAGGCCTTCGACATCAGCCTGTCGGACGTGGAATTCCAGGTGCCGGACGTGAATCCCCGCCAGCTCCTGGATCAGGTGGTGGCGCGGCTCGCATGA
- a CDS encoding ATP-binding protein — MTAPPTAQLDAVALARSLAHAGVGLFGCRRLAQPDPLFQELAEAYDPARLLGSPAGDWLAACTALARLAPELAGPLGRLLRDFRLQLHDWLLLALAGEIESSHLLGLAVAALQEPATSPRPSLHLAAALGQELFGAERSPLALAQHPLVRAGLWQIEGPGPLPLCSLAVQPRLWAILCGDATPWPDCQPVAPEPPELLPAAFRQELPGVAALIAQGRVRAVVLRGAPACARLAAAQLAAHLGCQALTIPGERWRAEPALVLACRYGNWLPVLIPELGCGEILVLEPQALGLMPVVVGLGSAGAVQAAGSLELAIPAMELAERRLVWEELAGPAAPADWLATALLPGTAIAAVAERSRLEATRRGEELAMAHVARSRAQLDTARLRLLAQPVTLAVDEEALILPPGLARQFSDLTRRCRRREGIWEGLGATCAATKSPGVRILFSGESGTGKTLAAALLANRLAAPLYRLDLAAVMNKYVGETEKNLGLALDAAATSDVILLLDEADALFGRRTDGSETGERYANMLTNFLLTRIESHPGIVILTTNSRGRIDPAFLRRLDAVLEFPLPGVEERQRLWQSHLGSRTPGDEVARLLAGYCDLAGGFIRNAVLAAAACSQRPASQPIEIGLLRAALKDEYRKLGRAFPPQLESLQG; from the coding sequence GTGACCGCGCCGCCCACCGCCCAGCTGGATGCCGTTGCCCTGGCTCGCTCCCTGGCCCACGCCGGGGTGGGCCTTTTCGGTTGCCGCCGACTGGCCCAGCCCGACCCCCTGTTCCAGGAGCTGGCCGAGGCCTATGACCCGGCAAGGCTTCTCGGCAGCCCGGCCGGGGACTGGCTGGCCGCTTGCACCGCCCTGGCCCGGCTGGCGCCGGAGCTGGCCGGGCCCCTGGGCCGGCTGCTCAGGGACTTCCGGCTCCAGCTCCACGACTGGCTCCTCCTGGCCCTGGCCGGCGAGATCGAGAGCAGCCATCTTCTGGGCCTGGCGGTGGCGGCGCTGCAGGAGCCGGCGACAAGCCCGCGGCCCAGCCTGCATCTGGCCGCGGCCCTCGGCCAGGAGCTTTTCGGTGCCGAGCGCTCGCCCCTGGCCCTGGCCCAGCACCCCCTGGTCCGGGCCGGGCTCTGGCAGATCGAAGGCCCGGGACCATTGCCCCTGTGCAGCCTGGCAGTGCAGCCCCGGCTGTGGGCGATCCTGTGCGGCGATGCCACCCCCTGGCCGGACTGCCAGCCGGTGGCGCCCGAGCCGCCGGAGCTGCTGCCTGCCGCCTTCCGGCAGGAGCTGCCCGGGGTGGCGGCCCTCATCGCCCAGGGTCGGGTCCGGGCGGTGGTGCTGCGGGGCGCCCCGGCCTGCGCTCGGCTGGCGGCGGCCCAGCTGGCCGCGCACCTGGGCTGCCAGGCCCTGACCATCCCTGGCGAGCGCTGGCGGGCCGAGCCGGCCCTCGTCCTGGCCTGCCGGTACGGCAACTGGCTGCCGGTGCTCATCCCCGAGCTGGGGTGCGGCGAGATCCTCGTCCTGGAGCCGCAGGCCCTCGGCCTGATGCCGGTGGTGGTCGGCCTGGGCAGCGCCGGTGCCGTGCAGGCGGCGGGCAGCCTGGAGCTGGCCATCCCGGCCATGGAGCTGGCCGAGCGCCGCCTGGTCTGGGAAGAGCTCGCCGGCCCGGCTGCTCCCGCCGATTGGCTGGCCACCGCCCTCCTGCCGGGAACGGCCATTGCCGCGGTGGCCGAGCGCTCCCGCCTGGAGGCCACCCGCCGGGGCGAGGAGCTGGCCATGGCCCATGTGGCCCGGTCCCGGGCCCAGCTGGACACCGCAAGGCTGCGGCTTCTCGCCCAGCCGGTGACCCTGGCGGTGGACGAGGAGGCCCTCATCCTGCCCCCCGGCCTGGCCCGGCAGTTTTCGGATCTCACCCGGCGCTGCCGCCGCCGGGAGGGGATCTGGGAGGGGCTCGGCGCCACCTGTGCCGCCACCAAGAGCCCCGGCGTGCGGATCCTCTTCTCCGGGGAGAGCGGCACCGGCAAGACCCTGGCCGCGGCCCTTCTGGCCAACCGCCTGGCGGCGCCCCTTTATCGTCTGGACCTGGCAGCGGTGATGAACAAGTACGTTGGGGAAACGGAAAAGAACCTGGGCCTGGCTCTGGATGCCGCCGCAACCAGCGACGTCATCCTGCTCCTGGACGAGGCCGATGCCCTCTTCGGCCGCCGCACCGACGGCAGCGAGACCGGCGAGCGCTACGCCAACATGCTCACCAACTTCCTCCTCACCCGCATCGAGAGCCATCCCGGCATCGTCATCCTCACCACCAACAGCCGCGGCCGCATCGATCCCGCCTTCCTGCGCCGTCTGGACGCGGTGCTGGAATTTCCCTTGCCCGGGGTGGAGGAGCGGCAGCGGCTCTGGCAGAGCCACCTGGGTAGCCGGACGCCCGGGGACGAGGTGGCGCGCCTCCTGGCCGGCTACTGCGACCTGGCCGGCGGCTTCATCCGCAACGCGGTCCTGGCCGCCGCGGCCTGCAGCCAGCGCCCGGCCAGCCAGCCCATCGAGATCGGCCTGCTGCGCGCCGCCTTGAAAGACGAGTACCGCAAGCTCGGCCGCGCTTTCCCCCCGCAGCTGGAATCCCTTCAAGGGTGA